From the genome of Pukyongia salina, one region includes:
- the atpG gene encoding ATP synthase F1 subunit gamma: MANLKEIRNRITSVGSTMQITSAMKMVSAAKLKKAQDAITAMRPYADKLTELLQNLSATLDGDSGSKFADQREVNKVLVVAITSNRGLAGAFNSNIVKEARRTMEEDFGGKKVDFVTIGKKGNDILSKTETVVDNNNGIFDDLSFENVSTIAESLMAQYAEGNYDKIVLLYNKFKNAATQIVMNEQFLPILPPAADATEQKGAADYIFEPNKIKIVEELIPKSLKTQLFKAIRDSVASEHGARMTAMHKATDNASELKADLTLEYNKARQAAITGEILEIVGGAEALAG; the protein is encoded by the coding sequence ATGGCTAATCTTAAGGAAATACGAAATAGAATCACCTCGGTAGGTTCGACCATGCAGATCACCAGCGCCATGAAAATGGTTTCTGCTGCAAAGTTGAAAAAAGCCCAGGATGCTATTACTGCCATGCGGCCGTATGCAGATAAACTCACCGAATTACTTCAAAATCTAAGTGCAACACTGGATGGAGACAGCGGAAGTAAATTTGCAGACCAGCGCGAAGTGAATAAAGTACTTGTAGTTGCCATTACATCTAATCGTGGACTGGCCGGCGCCTTTAACAGTAATATCGTTAAGGAGGCAAGAAGAACCATGGAGGAGGACTTTGGCGGGAAGAAGGTAGATTTTGTTACCATTGGTAAAAAAGGAAATGATATTCTATCTAAAACCGAAACGGTAGTTGATAATAACAACGGGATCTTTGATGATCTTTCCTTCGAGAATGTTTCTACCATAGCCGAATCGCTAATGGCCCAGTATGCAGAAGGAAATTACGATAAGATCGTTTTACTATACAACAAGTTTAAGAATGCAGCTACACAGATCGTAATGAATGAGCAATTCCTGCCCATCTTACCTCCTGCCGCAGATGCAACCGAACAAAAAGGGGCAGCAGATTATATCTTCGAACCCAACAAAATAAAGATCGTAGAGGAATTAATTCCGAAAAGCTTAAAGACACAGCTCTTTAAAGCCATTCGAGATAGTGTTGCCAGTGAGCATGGTGCCCGTATGACGGCCATGCACAAAGCAACAGATAATGCTTCCGAACTAAAAGCAGACCTTACCCTTGAATACAACAAGGCACGACAAGCTGCCATTACCGGTGAGATTCTTGAGATCGTTGGTGGTGCTGAAGCGCTTGCCGGCTAA
- a CDS encoding lipopolysaccharide biosynthesis protein: MSIFRKLFKQTFIYGLATVLPRALGIVLVPLYVSVLGKEQYGVYATLMAFLILGNVLLSYGMETAFFRYINKHEGEKALVQSTALTSVAISTAVFLGITLFFNDSLADFLDFRSEFITYGLIILALDALAVLPFAWFRANEKPMRYAVIKIFNVAINLGLNLFFFLVLPGLAESNPGSFWESILLTDTRVAYVFIANLIASAITLLIVSPLYVRIGFKFSPELWKGMIRYAMPVLIAGIAFSINEAFDKILLKYLLPEDIAEAEVGVYAACYKLGVFMTLFATAFRLGIEPFFFNHASNENAKQTYATITKYFTIFGSAILLFVIVYIDIFKRILIPDPKFWDALVIVPIILLANLCLGIYHNLSVWYKVTDRTHYGAIISVVGAMVTLILNLVLIPLISYKGSAIATLAAYGSMMVISYILGQRNYAVPYKLKAIGGYLMLSVGFSALSFYVFDGNLIIGSALLLVFLSWIFISEKKQLKRILKR, from the coding sequence TTGAGCATTTTCAGGAAATTATTCAAGCAGACCTTTATCTACGGATTGGCCACCGTTTTACCCAGAGCGCTTGGAATTGTTTTGGTTCCGCTATATGTTTCAGTTTTAGGAAAGGAACAGTACGGCGTTTATGCAACCTTAATGGCGTTCCTCATCCTGGGGAATGTACTGTTGTCCTACGGCATGGAAACTGCCTTTTTTAGGTATATCAATAAACATGAAGGTGAGAAAGCACTGGTCCAGTCTACTGCACTAACATCGGTTGCTATTTCCACAGCAGTCTTCCTAGGTATAACGCTTTTTTTCAACGATTCGCTGGCCGATTTTCTGGACTTTAGAAGCGAATTTATCACTTACGGGCTGATCATCCTGGCGCTTGACGCACTGGCGGTTCTGCCTTTCGCCTGGTTTCGCGCTAACGAGAAACCCATGCGTTATGCGGTTATCAAGATCTTCAACGTGGCCATCAATCTTGGCCTCAATCTATTCTTTTTCCTGGTATTACCCGGCCTGGCCGAAAGCAATCCCGGGTCATTCTGGGAATCAATACTGTTAACCGATACGCGAGTGGCTTACGTATTTATAGCCAATCTCATCGCAAGCGCTATTACTCTCTTGATCGTGTCTCCGCTATATGTGCGTATCGGATTTAAATTTAGTCCGGAACTTTGGAAAGGAATGATCCGGTACGCCATGCCTGTTCTTATCGCCGGAATCGCTTTTTCGATCAATGAGGCCTTCGATAAGATCTTACTGAAGTATCTGCTCCCTGAAGATATTGCTGAAGCAGAAGTAGGTGTATATGCCGCCTGCTATAAGCTTGGCGTATTTATGACCCTGTTTGCTACGGCTTTCAGACTGGGTATAGAGCCTTTTTTCTTTAATCACGCCAGTAATGAGAACGCAAAGCAAACCTATGCTACCATTACCAAGTACTTTACCATATTCGGAAGCGCCATCCTGTTATTCGTGATCGTTTATATTGATATCTTCAAACGTATTCTCATTCCGGATCCGAAATTCTGGGACGCCCTGGTTATTGTTCCTATCATTCTGCTGGCCAACCTTTGTTTGGGGATCTACCACAACCTTTCTGTATGGTATAAAGTTACAGATCGGACCCATTATGGGGCCATAATATCTGTAGTTGGGGCCATGGTCACACTAATTCTCAACCTCGTGCTCATTCCTTTGATAAGTTATAAAGGCTCTGCCATCGCAACCCTCGCCGCCTACGGGAGTATGATGGTTATTTCGTACATTTTAGGTCAACGAAACTATGCTGTTCCGTACAAGCTGAAAGCAATAGGAGGATACTTAATGTTATCGGTAGGTTTTTCGGCTTTATCCTTTTATGTTTTCGATGGTAATTTAATCATTGGCTCAGCATTATTATTGGTATTTTTGTCCTGGATATTTATTTCTGAAAAGAAACAACTTAAGCGCATACTGAAGAGATGA
- the atpA gene encoding F0F1 ATP synthase subunit alpha: MAEVKPAEVSAILKKQLSGFEATASLDEVGTVLTIGDGIARVYGLANAQYGELVEFENGLEGIVLNLEEDNVGVVLLGPSIDIKEGATVKRTQRIASINVGEGIVGRVVNTLGEPIDGKGPISGETYEMPLERKAPGVIYRQPVNEPLQTGIKSVDAMIPVGRGQRELVIGDRQTGKTTVCIDTIINQKEFFDAGEPVYCIYVAVGQKASTVANIARVLEEKGALAYTTIVAANASDPAPMQVYAPFAGAAIGEYFRDTGRPALIIYDDLSKQAVAYREVSLLLRRPPGREAYPGDVFYLHSRLLERAAKVIDDDSIAQNMNDLPESIKGLVKGGGSLTALPIIETQAGDVSAYIPTNVISITDGQIFLESDLFNSGVRPAINVGISVSRVGGNAQIKSMKKVAGTLKLDQAQFRELEAFAKFGSDLDAATMNVIEKGKRNVEILKQAQNDPFTVENQVAIIYAGSKNLLRNVPVEKVKEFERDYLELLNAKHRDTLDTLKAGKLTDEVIDTLSAVAKDVSAKYN, from the coding sequence ATGGCAGAAGTAAAACCAGCTGAAGTTTCAGCGATTTTAAAGAAACAACTTTCAGGTTTTGAAGCAACCGCTTCATTGGATGAAGTAGGAACAGTTCTCACAATTGGGGATGGTATTGCCCGTGTATACGGACTTGCAAATGCTCAATATGGTGAATTAGTTGAGTTTGAAAATGGTTTGGAAGGAATTGTACTAAACCTTGAAGAAGATAATGTTGGGGTTGTATTGTTAGGTCCTTCTATAGATATTAAAGAAGGTGCTACTGTAAAGCGTACCCAGCGTATTGCTTCTATCAATGTTGGTGAAGGAATTGTGGGTAGAGTTGTAAATACTCTGGGCGAACCCATCGATGGAAAAGGTCCTATCTCCGGAGAAACTTACGAAATGCCATTAGAGCGTAAAGCTCCTGGTGTAATTTACCGCCAGCCGGTAAACGAGCCACTTCAAACCGGAATTAAATCTGTTGATGCCATGATCCCGGTAGGGCGAGGACAGCGTGAGCTTGTTATTGGTGACCGTCAGACAGGGAAAACCACGGTTTGTATCGATACCATCATTAACCAAAAAGAATTCTTCGACGCCGGGGAACCTGTTTACTGTATCTATGTGGCAGTTGGACAGAAAGCATCTACGGTTGCGAACATTGCGAGAGTACTTGAAGAGAAAGGTGCTTTGGCCTATACCACTATAGTTGCTGCGAACGCATCAGATCCTGCGCCAATGCAGGTATATGCTCCTTTCGCCGGAGCTGCGATCGGGGAATATTTCCGCGATACGGGTAGACCGGCACTTATTATCTACGATGATCTTTCAAAGCAGGCAGTAGCATATCGTGAAGTATCCCTACTTCTTCGTCGTCCACCGGGACGTGAAGCATATCCAGGGGATGTATTCTACCTTCACTCAAGATTATTGGAGCGTGCTGCAAAGGTGATCGATGACGATTCTATCGCTCAAAACATGAACGATCTTCCGGAGTCTATTAAAGGACTGGTAAAAGGAGGAGGATCTCTTACAGCATTGCCAATTATTGAAACTCAGGCGGGAGACGTTTCGGCGTATATTCCTACCAACGTAATCTCTATTACAGACGGACAGATCTTCCTTGAGTCGGATCTATTTAACTCTGGTGTTCGACCTGCGATCAACGTGGGGATCTCTGTATCCCGTGTAGGTGGTAACGCGCAGATCAAATCCATGAAGAAGGTTGCCGGAACATTAAAGCTGGATCAGGCTCAGTTCCGTGAACTGGAAGCATTTGCCAAGTTTGGTAGTGATCTGGATGCAGCCACAATGAATGTTATTGAAAAAGGTAAACGAAACGTTGAGATCCTGAAACAGGCACAAAATGACCCATTCACCGTAGAAAACCAGGTGGCGATCATCTATGCCGGATCAAAGAACTTGTTACGTAATGTACCTGTGGAGAAAGTGAAGGAGTTCGAGAGAGATTATCTGGAATTGCTTAATGCTAAACACAGAGACACCCTAGACACACTAAAAGCAGGAAAACTTACCGATGAAGTTATCGATACACTTTCTGCAGTAGCTAAAGACGTTTCAGCAAAATATAACTAA
- the dut gene encoding dUTP diphosphatase has product MKIRIVNTSDHPLPHYETIYSAGMDLRANVPEPSTLQPLERAIVKTGLFIELPIGYEAQVRPRSGLAAKKGVTVLNSPGTIDADYRGEIGVILVNLSNEPFTIENGERIAQLVIAKHERANWEEVDELSETERGTGGFGSTGVQ; this is encoded by the coding sequence ATGAAGATTAGAATTGTAAATACCTCGGATCACCCCCTTCCTCATTATGAGACTATTTATTCGGCCGGAATGGACCTTAGGGCTAATGTACCCGAACCGTCAACCTTACAGCCTCTGGAGCGCGCTATTGTGAAAACAGGTTTATTTATCGAACTGCCAATTGGATATGAAGCCCAGGTTCGTCCCAGAAGTGGCCTCGCTGCCAAAAAAGGGGTTACAGTTTTAAATTCACCCGGGACCATTGATGCAGATTACCGCGGCGAGATAGGAGTTATTTTGGTAAATCTATCCAATGAGCCCTTTACTATAGAAAATGGTGAACGCATCGCCCAGTTAGTAATTGCGAAGCACGAACGCGCCAATTGGGAAGAAGTAGATGAATTATCCGAGACCGAGAGAGGAACAGGTGGATTTGGAAGCACCGGAGTACAATAA
- a CDS encoding sugar phosphate nucleotidyltransferase has product MKIIVPMAGRGSRLRPHTLTIPKPLIPVAGRPIVHQLVTEIAHILKEEIDEIAFILGDPAFFGDEVVADLEKLAKELGARCSIYRQLVPKGTGHAIMCAEPSLSGPAVIAYADTLIRADFDLDKEADSVIWTKKVDNPEAYGVVKLNERNEIVELVEKPSQFVSDQAVIGIYYFKDVAVLKDELQYVLDNNIIHGGEYQINDGILRMIGKGKVFKTGTVDEWMDCGNKEVTVETNARMLDILAEKGAPLVMDNITTENSRIIPPCFIGDGVVLKNTILGPHVSVGEGTIIEDSTVKNSIIQTEAVVKNATLDNAMIGNYATFDGNFTNVSIGDYSELK; this is encoded by the coding sequence ATGAAGATCATTGTCCCAATGGCTGGCCGCGGATCGCGACTACGCCCACATACCTTAACAATTCCCAAACCCTTGATTCCGGTTGCCGGCCGCCCCATCGTTCATCAGCTGGTAACAGAAATTGCCCATATCCTGAAGGAGGAGATCGATGAGATCGCGTTTATCTTAGGAGATCCGGCATTTTTTGGAGATGAGGTAGTGGCAGATCTTGAGAAACTAGCTAAAGAACTTGGTGCCCGTTGTAGTATTTACAGACAATTGGTTCCCAAGGGTACCGGACACGCAATTATGTGTGCCGAACCTTCACTTTCGGGCCCCGCGGTTATCGCCTATGCTGACACCCTCATACGTGCCGATTTCGATCTTGATAAGGAAGCCGATAGTGTGATCTGGACCAAGAAGGTGGATAATCCCGAGGCCTATGGAGTAGTAAAATTAAACGAAAGGAACGAGATCGTTGAACTGGTTGAAAAACCTTCCCAATTTGTGAGCGATCAGGCTGTGATAGGTATTTATTACTTCAAAGATGTAGCCGTTTTAAAGGATGAACTGCAGTATGTGCTGGATAACAATATCATTCATGGAGGAGAGTATCAGATCAACGACGGGATCTTACGAATGATCGGTAAGGGAAAAGTATTTAAAACCGGTACTGTAGACGAATGGATGGATTGCGGAAACAAAGAAGTTACTGTCGAAACTAATGCAAGGATGCTGGATATTCTAGCCGAAAAAGGAGCACCTTTAGTGATGGATAATATCACCACCGAAAACTCCAGGATCATTCCACCTTGCTTTATTGGGGATGGTGTGGTGTTGAAAAACACTATCCTGGGACCTCATGTTTCAGTTGGGGAAGGCACAATAATTGAGGATAGTACCGTTAAGAATAGTATAATTCAGACGGAGGCGGTTGTAAAAAATGCTACTTTAGACAACGCGATGATAGGCAATTACGCCACCTTCGATGGGAATTTTACCAATGTAAGCATTGGCGATTATTCAGAATTAAAATGA